A region of the Myxococcus stipitatus DSM 14675 genome:
CACCTGGGTGCGCTCTCGCAACTCGACTCCCACCTCACGGGCTCGCGACACCAGCGCCTTCGCGAGCGCCACGCGGCGCACCCCCAGGCCACCGGGCCCGGGCAGGAGCCCCTCCGCCGTGCTGCCGTCCTCCTGCACGTAGCGGATGCCCACGAAGGGGGCGCTGTCCGCGCGGTCCAGATGCGACAGCGCGCCCAGCCGCTCCAGCGCGGCCAGGCCCGTGGGCATCAGCCCCTCGCCGCACGCCTTGTCGGCGGGGAACGCGGCCCGCTCGAGGACCACCGTGTTCAGCCCTCGCATCGTGGCATGCGTGGCCACGGCCAGCCCCGCCGGCCCACCGCCCACCACGGCCACGTCATAGCGCTTCATCGGAATGGCTCCGCGGGCACCGTGCCCCTTCGAGCGCGCGACGCCCGCCTCACGTCTCGTGCTCCGCCCGCGCCATGGCCAGCGCGCTGCGCGCCATCTCCACCGCCATGCCCACCATGCCCACCTTCTTCGGCGGCAGCAGCTCACCCGCGAGGTAGCGGCGCAGGGCCTCCCCCCGACGCAGCTTGCCGCTCGACGTCCGAGGCAGCGTCCCGGGCTCCAGCATCCTCACCGTGTGAGGCCGCACGCCCGTCGCCGCCACCACCGCCGCGCGGACGCGCTCCTCCACCTCCGGCCCGCCCTCCGGCCCGGAGCGCTCCGCCAGGATGAGCAGCGCCTCGTCCTCGCTGTCCTCGGGCGTGAAGCCCAGCGCGACCGCGCAGCCCAGGCGCACGCCCTCCACGGACTGGAGCGGCTCCTCGAACGACTGCGGCGCGTGGTTCGCCCCGCGGATGATGACCACGTCCTTGGCGCGCCCCGCCAGGTACAGCTCCCCGTCCACGACGAAGCCCAGGTCCCCCGTGTCCAGCCAGCCATCCAGGGACAGCGCGCGCCGCGTCGCCACCGCGTCACCGTAGTAACCCATCATCAACGATGGTCCCCGCGTGAAGACCCGCCCCAGCCGCCGCTCGGGCAGCAGGCCCCCCTGCTCGTCGCGGACCTCCACCTCGAAGCCCGCCACGGGGGAGCCCACGCTCACCATCGCCCGCGAGCCGCTCTCCACGCGGCCCTCGCGCGCGAGCACCCCGGAGTCCACGCCCAGCGAGCGAGGCCCTCGCCCTCTCGGCGGGAAGGTCACCGCCAGCGACGCCTCCGACATCCCATACACGGGCCGCAGCGCCCGCGCGGAGAAGCCCCAGCGCTCGAACCGCTGGACGAAGCGCTGCAGCGTCTCCGCGGACACGGGCTCCGCGCCGTTGAGCGCGTGCTTCCACGACGACAGGTCCACGCCCTCCATCTCCGCGTCCTTCACCCGCTTCAAGCACAAGCCATAGGCGAAGTTCGGCGCGGGAGAGATGTAGCCCCGGTGCCGGGACACCGCGCGCAGCCACAGCGACGGACGCGCCAGGAAGGCCTCCGGCGGAATCAGCACCAGGTTGCCCGGGTAGTGCAGCACGGACATGAGACAGCCGATGAGCCCCATGTCGTGGTACAGCGGCAGCCAGCTCACGCCCACGCGCGGCGCGCCGTCTTCCAGCGGGATGGCCACCTCGAGCGCCGTCACCTGCGCCATCACCGCCGCCTGCGACAGCGCCACGGGCTTCGGGTCCACCGTGGAGCCCGAGGAGAACTGGATGAGCGCCAGCGACTCCGGCGCCACCTTCGCATCGTACAGGTCGTCCCCGCGCGACACGTCCTCCACCGTGTGGCAGCCCAGCCGGGGGCGCGACTTCTCCACGCTCGGCCCCAGGAGCAGCCGCACGCGCGCGTCCGTCAGCACCAGGCTCGCCGTCGTCACCTGGAGCATCCGCGCCGTGGCCCGGTGGTACTCCTCCAGCCGCCCCAGCCGCACCGGCGGGTACAGCGGCATCGGCACCGCGCCCGCGAGCAGCACCCCGAAGAAGGCGTCCATGAAGGCCGGCGAGGTCGGCAACATCAGCGCCACCCGCTCCCCTTCGCGCAGCCCCAACCGCACCAGGCCCGCCGCCGTGCGCCGCGCGCGTCGGTACACCTCCGAGAAGGGCAGCACCTCCTCGCGCTCGGCCGCGTCCACGAAAATCAGCCCGAACTCCGACCGGCTGGCCTCCGCGAGCATCACGTTCACCGTGGGGAACTTCATCGACGGCAAGGTCGGACCTCTCACGTGCGAGCCTCCGCCTGCATGCGTGAGCTGGCCAGCACGCGCCGCTCCACCAGCCGCGTCAGGTCCGCCACCGTCCGGATGCCCTGCGAGTCCTCCTCCGACAGCCGGATGCGGAAGCGGTTCTCCAGCCCCACCGCCAGCACCGTCAGCCCCAGGCTGTCGAGCTGCAGGTCACCGACGAGGTCGTGCTCCAGCTCCACGCCCCCCTTCCACTCCAGTTCATCAGCGGCGATGCGGCGAACCTCCGCCAGGACCTCCTGTTCGAGCTCAGCCACGGGGCACCTCCGGAAGAAAACGAGGACGATGTGCGAAGGCCCGAGCATACGCCTCTCCCAGCGCCGCCTCCTCCGCGCGAATGCGCACGGACAAGAGCACCAGGTTGCCCAGCGAGAAGAACGCCGCTGTCCACCAGGCCCCGTGGATGAGCGGCACACACGCCAACTCCAGCACCACGGCGACATAGTTGGGGTGGCGCAGGAAGCGATACGGGCCCCCCTCCACCGGCGCCAGGTCCGGCACGACGATGATGCGCGAGTTCCACCGCTCGCCCAGCGTGGAGATGGCCCAGTAGCGGAGCCCCTGCGCCAGCACCGCGCCGCCCAACGCCACCCAGCCCAGGGTCGCTGGAAAAGGCCGGTGCAAGAGGAACACCTCCGCCACGCAGGCCGCCAGGAAGGCGGTGTGGAACACCACCATGAAGCGGTAGTGCGCCTGCCCCGTCTCCACCCCGCCGCGCGCGAAGGCCCACTCGGCGTTGCGCTTGGAGAGCACCAGCTCCACCAGGCGCTCCAGCACGAGCAGCCCCATGTACCCCAGGAAGACGACCTCGGTCGGGGTCACCATTGGAGGAGCACCATCTCCGCGCAGAAGCCGGGCCCCAGCGCCATCATCAGCCCGTAGTCCCCGGGCTTCGCCCCCGCCTTCTCCAGCGTCTCCCCCAGCACGAACAGCACCGACGCCGAGGACAGGTTCCCCACCTCGCGCAGCGACGCCCACGAGCGCGCCAGCGCATCCGAGGGCAGCTCCAGCGCCTCCTCGAAGGACTGGAGCACCTTGGGCCCGCCGGTATGTGCCACCCAGTGGCGGATGTCCTCGCGTTTCAACCCGTGCGCCGCGAGGAACCCGTCCACGTTGCCCCGGATGTGGTCCTTGACCAGCTGGGGCACCTTCGCGGACAGCACCACCTTGAAGCCGGAGTCGACGACGTCCCAGCCCATGATGCGCTCGGTGTCCCGGTAGAACACCGAGCGCGACGCCACCACCCGAGGCCCCTTCGGCTCCGGCGCCTCCGCGCCCCGCAGCACCGCGCACGCCGCGCCATCACCGAAGAGCCCCGAGGCGATGATGTTGGGAATGGACAGGTCCTCGCGCTGCAGCGTCAGCGAGCACAGCTCCGTCGACACGACGAGCGCCGTGTGCGTGGGGAAGGCCCGCAGGTAGTCCGCCGCCCGCGACACGCCGGCCGTGCCCGCGACACACCCCAGCCCGAAGATGGGCGTGCGCTTGAAGTCCTCGCGGAAGCTCAGGAGGTTGGCCAACCGCGCGTCGATGCTGGGCGTGGAGATGCCCGTCACCGTGATGAAGAAGACGTGGTCCACGTCGGCGGGCGTCAGCCGCGCGCCCTCCAGCGCCCGCCGCACCACCGCCTCGCTGAGCACCGTGCTCTCGCGAATCCACGTGTCATTGCGCTGCTGGAAGGTCTCCAGCGAGGGGTAGGTCTCGAGCGGGACCGCCAGGTGGCGGCCTCCCACCTGGACGGCCCGGTGCAACTCTTCCAATCGCTCGATGTTGAAGTGACGCTGGGCCCACACTCCCCGCAGCGCCTCGATGAGCTGCTCTTGAGAGGCGTAGTGAGGCGGGAGCGCCCGTGCCACGTATCGAATGAAGGGAGAACGGTGGTCCTGGACTGGGGTGCCGTGCATGAGCGTCTCGGGTCCGTGATGCGGTCAGATTCACACGCATAATCGGAACCCGAGACAGACGCGATATGGGTTGCAGCGACTTGAACGAGTCCTGACTCCCGATGACCGGGTCACTGTCACACGGACGACGACCTCCTCCTCCCTGAGGAGAAGAAGCAGACACCCGCGTGTCACACGGAGGACACGCCTCCTCCAACCCAGGTCCGAGACGCCCACCGCGCGACGAGCAGGAGCCCGAACAGCCACGCGGCCCCACCCGTTCCCCCGGGCGCCGCGCCACACCCTCCCGCGTCCGAAGGCGGAGTCTCGGGCTCTGGTGTGCTCCCCACACACGGCGCACCCGACGCCTCCGCCGTGAGGCACAGCGCGCCATAGCGGCCCACACCTTCGTGACGCCCGTCCACCAGCGCCACCACGACGTGGGTCGCGTCCGCCGCGGCCACCTTCGCGGACAGCGCGCCGGGCCCGTCCGCGCGCGACACCCGCAGCACCTGGGTGTCCGTCACCGCCGCGACGAGCAGGTGCAGCCTTGATGCGTCCTCGCCCGCCCGGGGCTCATACGCGGCCAGCACCTCCGCCGAGCCCCCCGGCACCTGGAAGTAGCGCGCGGACGCCGTCGTCAGGCGCACGTCGGCCTCCTGGGAGGGAAGCGTCCGGGGTGAGGGCGCCAGGCCGTCGTAGCCGCCGCCCCGCGCGTAGCCGTCACCTGGGCGCGCGCGGGCGCCCGTGGAGAGGTTCCAGCGCGAGAACTCCACGAAGGCCGTGTCGAAGTCCAGGCTCCCCTCGCGGCGCAGGAACGCGTCCACCAGCACGGGCCATGAAGCGGTGGGCGAGGTGAGGCTGTCGCGCCACAGCGACAAGAGGGCCGCATCGCCGAAGCGCTCGCCCAGGTACTGGAAGTAGAGGCCCGCGCCATAGCTGAACGACGCGGCGGGCCCGGGGGGGTCCTGCACGAGGCTGCGGTCCGTCCACTTCAGGTACGCCGACGAGAAGTGCTCCAGGTCATCCAGCGACGCGTCGAACCGCTCGCTGGCCCACACCGCCGAGCCCTCCGACGCCACGCTCCCCAGTCCCGGCCGATACGCGGCCTGCACCGCGTGGAAGAACTCGTGGCTCGCGAGAATCCG
Encoded here:
- a CDS encoding acyl carrier protein, giving the protein MAELEQEVLAEVRRIAADELEWKGGVELEHDLVGDLQLDSLGLTVLAVGLENRFRIRLSEEDSQGIRTVADLTRLVERRVLASSRMQAEART
- a CDS encoding isoprenylcysteine carboxyl methyltransferase family protein, whose translation is MVTPTEVVFLGYMGLLVLERLVELVLSKRNAEWAFARGGVETGQAHYRFMVVFHTAFLAACVAEVFLLHRPFPATLGWVALGGAVLAQGLRYWAISTLGERWNSRIIVVPDLAPVEGGPYRFLRHPNYVAVVLELACVPLIHGAWWTAAFFSLGNLVLLSVRIRAEEAALGEAYARAFAHRPRFLPEVPRG
- a CDS encoding fatty acyl-AMP ligase translates to MKFPTVNVMLAEASRSEFGLIFVDAAEREEVLPFSEVYRRARRTAAGLVRLGLREGERVALMLPTSPAFMDAFFGVLLAGAVPMPLYPPVRLGRLEEYHRATARMLQVTTASLVLTDARVRLLLGPSVEKSRPRLGCHTVEDVSRGDDLYDAKVAPESLALIQFSSGSTVDPKPVALSQAAVMAQVTALEVAIPLEDGAPRVGVSWLPLYHDMGLIGCLMSVLHYPGNLVLIPPEAFLARPSLWLRAVSRHRGYISPAPNFAYGLCLKRVKDAEMEGVDLSSWKHALNGAEPVSAETLQRFVQRFERWGFSARALRPVYGMSEASLAVTFPPRGRGPRSLGVDSGVLAREGRVESGSRAMVSVGSPVAGFEVEVRDEQGGLLPERRLGRVFTRGPSLMMGYYGDAVATRRALSLDGWLDTGDLGFVVDGELYLAGRAKDVVIIRGANHAPQSFEEPLQSVEGVRLGCAVALGFTPEDSEDEALLILAERSGPEGGPEVEERVRAAVVAATGVRPHTVRMLEPGTLPRTSSGKLRRGEALRRYLAGELLPPKKVGMVGMAVEMARSALAMARAEHET
- a CDS encoding type III polyketide synthase; this encodes MHGTPVQDHRSPFIRYVARALPPHYASQEQLIEALRGVWAQRHFNIERLEELHRAVQVGGRHLAVPLETYPSLETFQQRNDTWIRESTVLSEAVVRRALEGARLTPADVDHVFFITVTGISTPSIDARLANLLSFREDFKRTPIFGLGCVAGTAGVSRAADYLRAFPTHTALVVSTELCSLTLQREDLSIPNIIASGLFGDGAACAVLRGAEAPEPKGPRVVASRSVFYRDTERIMGWDVVDSGFKVVLSAKVPQLVKDHIRGNVDGFLAAHGLKREDIRHWVAHTGGPKVLQSFEEALELPSDALARSWASLREVGNLSSASVLFVLGETLEKAGAKPGDYGLMMALGPGFCAEMVLLQW
- a CDS encoding MXAN_6640 family putative metalloprotease; protein product: MRSGAWLLVLSVGCGPVLPEREPHERHDSLAEARQGQSSGARPTSPQAVPPSFSADEQVESVVSPEGRFRVHFSRGGPNAVPPGDADGNGVPDAVEVVGRTYDQVARFYEGLGFLTPGDDASVGADNGGDGLFDVYLVDFAGRADGAFRLDACVGEGQRCVGHMLQENDFAGYNYPSYEKAVRILASHEFFHAVQAAYRPGLGSVASEGSAVWASERFDASLDDLEHFSSAYLKWTDRSLVQDPPGPAASFSYGAGLYFQYLGERFGDAALLSLWRDSLTSPTASWPVLVDAFLRREGSLDFDTAFVEFSRWNLSTGARARPGDGYARGGGYDGLAPSPRTLPSQEADVRLTTASARYFQVPGGSAEVLAAYEPRAGEDASRLHLLVAAVTDTQVLRVSRADGPGALSAKVAAADATHVVVALVDGRHEGVGRYGALCLTAEASGAPCVGSTPEPETPPSDAGGCGAAPGGTGGAAWLFGLLLVARWASRTWVGGGVSSV